One Perognathus longimembris pacificus isolate PPM17 chromosome 2, ASM2315922v1, whole genome shotgun sequence DNA segment encodes these proteins:
- the Igfbp1 gene encoding insulin-like growth factor-binding protein 1 isoform X2 gives MPDVPAAGPWLALLLLLAVQTGVANGAIQPWHCAPCTPEKLALCPRIPDSCMEISRAAGCGCCPMCALPLGAHCGVATARCARGLSCRALPGETRPLHALTRGQGACMREPTAPPSGMASSAPETPGSTEMTEEQLLESFHLMTTSGEDQPILWNAINIYKGMRARDMASASKWKPCQRELYKVLERLAQRQKAGEEIYKFYLPNCNRHGFYHSKQCESSLDGEAGLCWCVYPWSGRRIPGVQELRGDPDCQQYFNLQN, from the exons ATGCCCGACGTCCCTGCCGCCGGCCCCTGGCTGGCgctcctgctcctgctggccGTCCAGACAGGTGTGGCCAACGGTGCCATTCAGCCGTGGCACTGTGCCCCGTGCACCCCGGAGAAGCTCGCGCTCTGCCCACGCATCCCCGACTCGTGCATGGAGATTTCCCGGGCCGCCGGCTGTGGCTGCTGCCCGATGTGCGCCCTGCCCCTCGGCGCACACTGCGGGGTGGCCACGGCGCGCTGTGCCCGGGGACTGAGCTGCCGCGCGCTGCCCGGGGAGACGCGGCCTCTGCACGCCCTGACCCGCGGCCAGGGCGCATGCATGCGGGAGCCCACAGCCCCGCCCAGCGGGATGGCCTCCAGC GCTCCAGAGACCCCTGGAAGCACAGAGATGACAGAGGAGCAGCTTCTGGAGAGCTTTCACCTGATGACTACCTCTGGCGAGGACCAGCCCATCCTGTGGAATGCCATTAATATCTACAAGGGCATGAGGGCCCGTGACATGGCTAGTGCCAGCAAGTGGAAG CCCTGCCAACGAGAGCTCTACAAAGTGCTGGAGAGATTAGCCCAACGACAGAAAGCAGGAGAAGAAATCTACAAATTCTACCTACCTAACTGCAACAGGCATGGATTTTATCACAGCAAACAG TGCGAGTCCTCCTTGGATGGAGAGGCAGGGCTGTGCTGGTGCGTCTACCCTTGGAGTGGAAGGAGAATTCCCGGGGTGCAGGAGCTCAGAGGGGACCCTGATTGTCAACAATACTTTAATCTACAAAACTGA
- the Igfbp1 gene encoding insulin-like growth factor-binding protein 1 isoform X1, whose translation MPDVPAAGPWLALLLLLAVQTGVANGAIQPWHCAPCTPEKLALCPRIPDSCMEISRAAGCGCCPMCALPLGAHCGVATARCARGLSCRALPGETRPLHALTRGQGACMREPTAPPSGMASSSQTFGASFVVIKTTEAPETPGSTEMTEEQLLESFHLMTTSGEDQPILWNAINIYKGMRARDMASASKWKPCQRELYKVLERLAQRQKAGEEIYKFYLPNCNRHGFYHSKQCESSLDGEAGLCWCVYPWSGRRIPGVQELRGDPDCQQYFNLQN comes from the exons ATGCCCGACGTCCCTGCCGCCGGCCCCTGGCTGGCgctcctgctcctgctggccGTCCAGACAGGTGTGGCCAACGGTGCCATTCAGCCGTGGCACTGTGCCCCGTGCACCCCGGAGAAGCTCGCGCTCTGCCCACGCATCCCCGACTCGTGCATGGAGATTTCCCGGGCCGCCGGCTGTGGCTGCTGCCCGATGTGCGCCCTGCCCCTCGGCGCACACTGCGGGGTGGCCACGGCGCGCTGTGCCCGGGGACTGAGCTGCCGCGCGCTGCCCGGGGAGACGCGGCCTCTGCACGCCCTGACCCGCGGCCAGGGCGCATGCATGCGGGAGCCCACAGCCCCGCCCAGCGGGATGGCCTCCA GTTCACAGACCTTTGGTGCTTCCTTTGTAGTGATCAAGACCACAGAGGCTCCAGAGACCCCTGGAAGCACAGAGATGACAGAGGAGCAGCTTCTGGAGAGCTTTCACCTGATGACTACCTCTGGCGAGGACCAGCCCATCCTGTGGAATGCCATTAATATCTACAAGGGCATGAGGGCCCGTGACATGGCTAGTGCCAGCAAGTGGAAG CCCTGCCAACGAGAGCTCTACAAAGTGCTGGAGAGATTAGCCCAACGACAGAAAGCAGGAGAAGAAATCTACAAATTCTACCTACCTAACTGCAACAGGCATGGATTTTATCACAGCAAACAG TGCGAGTCCTCCTTGGATGGAGAGGCAGGGCTGTGCTGGTGCGTCTACCCTTGGAGTGGAAGGAGAATTCCCGGGGTGCAGGAGCTCAGAGGGGACCCTGATTGTCAACAATACTTTAATCTACAAAACTGA